From the Lepisosteus oculatus isolate fLepOcu1 chromosome 1, fLepOcu1.hap2, whole genome shotgun sequence genome, one window contains:
- the tnip2 gene encoding TNFAIP3-interacting protein 2 isoform X1, with product MSALSGCAERPIAGYNQADSLMESIKRENAALKTKLQSYNTLNTFYHETNQEIAKLSHQMCLKDNIIADLKTRLAAYENTTVHMGGEEPLVFGPSKSLFENLCQEIGKLKHQQRETERSADRQLGNMKLEIQELQQQLSAKEQEIQRITSRPQHEKDLEIMQLQQTVAEKDRVQATRAVLCYSLAEEAENLRAQLGATVGVCQQLLQRLERKQQREDSTSSATQSEQPREGADSSNSAQLQALICRLQEENKSLKQQVAYVENLNAKWQKYDSSREEFVKGLCQKLKQLTPQPANASMMQQEIVRLNRLLEEKMKEAAKTEENRKRDREQIQMLEQQVLIYADDFKSERADRERAQSKIQDLQEEIVNLQLQLRRQDSRDQATSCRICIGHRNVVRIETDAAEPLLRNSPDPPGAKRSNDEAALEPAVTIRTEFRASADLQCPRCFISYSDDQTAEFLKHCTECAEL from the exons ATGTCGGCTCTTTCAGGTTGCGCAGAACGCCCGATCGCTGGATACAACCAAGCTGATTCTCTGATGGAAAGCATAAAGCGAGAAAACGCGGCGCTCAAAACAAAACTACAGAGCTACAATACTTTAAACACGTTCTACCACGAAACGAATCAAGAAATCGCCAAGTTAAGCCACCAGATGTGCCTGAAGGACAATATCATTGCTGACTTGAAGACAAGATTGGCCGCATACGAAAACACGACGGTTCATATGGGTGGAGAGGAACCTCTGGTTTTTGGACCTTCTAAATCCTTGTTCGAGAACCTGTGTCAAGAAATCGGTAAACTTAAGCATCAGCAGAGAGAGACCGAAAGAAGCGCTGATCGGCAATTGGGAAACATGAAACTA GAGATTCAGGAACTGCAGCAGCAGCTGAGTGCCAAAGagcaggaaatccagagaatcACCAGCAGGCCCCAGCACGAGAAGGACCTGGAGATCATGCAGCTGCAGCAGACCGTGGCGGAGAAGGACAGAGTCCAGGCCACAAGGGCGGTCCTGTGCTACTCTCTCGCCGAGGAGGCTGAAAATCTCAGGGCCCAGCTGGGCGCCACTGTAGGCGTGTGTCAGCAGCTACTGCAGAGACTGGAGAGGAAGCAGCAGAGGGAGGACTCCACCAGCAGTGCCACTCAATCAGAGCAGCCCAGAGAG GGTGCGGATTCGTCAAATTCTGCTCAGCTTCAAGCCTTGATTTGCCGGCTAcaggaagaaaacaaatctctGAAACAGCAAGTGGCATAT GTAGAGAATTTGAACGCCAAGTGGCAGAAATACGACTCTAGCCGGGAGGAGTTTGTCAAAGGGCTGTGTCAGAAACTGAAGCAGCTGACTCCCCAGCCTGCTAATGCCAGCATGATGCAGCAGGAGATCGTGAGGCTGAACCGACTGCTGGAGGAGAAGATGAAGGAGGCTGCCAAGACAGAGGAGAACAGGAAACGAGACAGAGAGCAAATCCAAATGCTTGAGCAGCAG GTGCTAATTTATGCCGATGACTTCAAGTCCGAGCGAGCCGACCGAGAGCGGGCCCAGAGCAAAATACAGGACCTGCAGGAGGAGATAGTCAATCTCCAACTCCAGCTCAGGAGACAG GATTCCAGAGATCAAGCTACCTCATGCCGAATATGCATTGGACATAGAAACGTCGTTCGCATAGAAACGGATGCTGCTGAACCATTGCTGAGAAACAGCCCTGATCCACCGGGGGCAAAGCGATCCAATGATGAGGCTGCGCTGGAACCTGCAGTAACAATTAGGACTGAGTTCAGAGCCTCTGCTGACTTGCAGTGCCCAAGGTGCTTCATCTCTTACAGTGATGATCAGACAGCAGAATTCCTAAAACACTGTACAGAGTGTGCGGAGTTATGA
- the tnip2 gene encoding TNFAIP3-interacting protein 2 isoform X2 gives MSALSGCAERPIAGYNQADSLMESIKRENAALKTKLQSYNTLNTFYHETNQEIAKLSHQMCLKDNIIADLKTRLAAYENTTVHMGGEEPLVFGPSKSLFENLCQEIGKLKHQQRETERSADRQLGNMKLEIQELQQQLSAKEQEIQRITSRPQHEKDLEIMQLQQTVAEKDRVQATRAVLCYSLAEEAENLRAQLGATVGVCQQLLQRLERKQQREDSTSSATQSEQPREGADSSNSAQLQALICRLQEENKSLKQQVAYVENLNAKWQKYDSSREEFVKGLCQKLKQLTPQPANASMMQQEIVRLNRLLEEKMKEAAKTEENRKRDREQIQMLEQQVLIYADDFKSERADRERAQSKIQDLQEEIVNLQLQLRRQARI, from the exons ATGTCGGCTCTTTCAGGTTGCGCAGAACGCCCGATCGCTGGATACAACCAAGCTGATTCTCTGATGGAAAGCATAAAGCGAGAAAACGCGGCGCTCAAAACAAAACTACAGAGCTACAATACTTTAAACACGTTCTACCACGAAACGAATCAAGAAATCGCCAAGTTAAGCCACCAGATGTGCCTGAAGGACAATATCATTGCTGACTTGAAGACAAGATTGGCCGCATACGAAAACACGACGGTTCATATGGGTGGAGAGGAACCTCTGGTTTTTGGACCTTCTAAATCCTTGTTCGAGAACCTGTGTCAAGAAATCGGTAAACTTAAGCATCAGCAGAGAGAGACCGAAAGAAGCGCTGATCGGCAATTGGGAAACATGAAACTA GAGATTCAGGAACTGCAGCAGCAGCTGAGTGCCAAAGagcaggaaatccagagaatcACCAGCAGGCCCCAGCACGAGAAGGACCTGGAGATCATGCAGCTGCAGCAGACCGTGGCGGAGAAGGACAGAGTCCAGGCCACAAGGGCGGTCCTGTGCTACTCTCTCGCCGAGGAGGCTGAAAATCTCAGGGCCCAGCTGGGCGCCACTGTAGGCGTGTGTCAGCAGCTACTGCAGAGACTGGAGAGGAAGCAGCAGAGGGAGGACTCCACCAGCAGTGCCACTCAATCAGAGCAGCCCAGAGAG GGTGCGGATTCGTCAAATTCTGCTCAGCTTCAAGCCTTGATTTGCCGGCTAcaggaagaaaacaaatctctGAAACAGCAAGTGGCATAT GTAGAGAATTTGAACGCCAAGTGGCAGAAATACGACTCTAGCCGGGAGGAGTTTGTCAAAGGGCTGTGTCAGAAACTGAAGCAGCTGACTCCCCAGCCTGCTAATGCCAGCATGATGCAGCAGGAGATCGTGAGGCTGAACCGACTGCTGGAGGAGAAGATGAAGGAGGCTGCCAAGACAGAGGAGAACAGGAAACGAGACAGAGAGCAAATCCAAATGCTTGAGCAGCAG GTGCTAATTTATGCCGATGACTTCAAGTCCGAGCGAGCCGACCGAGAGCGGGCCCAGAGCAAAATACAGGACCTGCAGGAGGAGATAGTCAATCTCCAACTCCAGCTCAGGAGACAGGCAAGGATCTAG